Proteins encoded within one genomic window of Alteribacter populi:
- a CDS encoding tyrosine-type recombinase/integrase, with amino-acid sequence MRHTYATLGLSNGVSLKMVSELLGHSTISITADIYGHILDDAKRNASNEIFNSIFDNTLNQSIK; translated from the coding sequence TTGAGGCACACTTATGCTACTCTCGGATTGTCTAATGGCGTCTCGCTTAAAATGGTTTCTGAATTGCTAGGTCACTCAACGATTAGTATCACAGCAGACATCTACGGACACATTCTAGATGACGCTAAAAGGAATGCATCCAATGAGATCTTTAATAGCATTTTTGATAATACACTTAATCAATCAATAAAGTAA
- a CDS encoding FAD-dependent oxidoreductase, whose product MKEKVIIIGAGVGGLATALFLKKAGIESIVFEGASVERESGAGFVLTPNGLNVLETLGITQIADHSFPLESETTYTSNYKELSSTTFAGNDFFSKTFITISRHNLIKFLLEKAEEYNILVHYNKRLVNLEQNSDSITAIFSDDSRVKGEILVGADGIHSRTREIVFPQIKPIYTGYYGIHGLVSSSNVKQTINTNASVYIDFDNYIGTFVSKCSPTSKTDILWQFGGKEERKIPATELELADNQFIKDWLSEKISGWDNPFIELLNNTENITSRNIFELEELPHWYHGRVTFVGDALHATNPMLGIGASWALEDGMYLAKMLKEHGYRDAFYYFESDRKPLIEPARKAATKALDKIFELRKMTTTIYDNRIDW is encoded by the coding sequence GTGAAAGAAAAAGTAATTATCATTGGGGCTGGTGTTGGTGGTCTTGCTACGGCTTTATTTTTAAAAAAGGCTGGAATAGAAAGTATCGTATTTGAAGGTGCTTCAGTTGAAAGAGAGAGCGGGGCAGGATTTGTACTCACACCAAATGGCCTGAATGTTCTTGAGACACTAGGTATAACTCAAATTGCAGATCATAGTTTTCCTTTGGAGTCTGAGACAACATATACTAGTAACTATAAAGAACTGTCCAGTACTACTTTTGCGGGAAATGATTTCTTTAGTAAAACCTTTATAACGATTAGTAGACATAACTTAATAAAATTTCTTTTAGAAAAAGCTGAGGAATATAATATACTAGTACACTATAATAAAAGACTTGTTAATTTGGAACAAAACTCTGATAGTATTACAGCTATTTTCTCTGATGATTCTAGAGTAAAGGGAGAAATCTTAGTCGGGGCAGATGGCATTCATTCAAGAACAAGAGAGATAGTATTTCCTCAAATTAAACCTATTTATACTGGTTACTATGGGATTCATGGGCTGGTATCTTCTTCTAATGTGAAGCAAACGATTAATACTAATGCCAGTGTTTATATAGATTTTGATAATTATATAGGTACTTTTGTAAGTAAATGTTCACCAACTTCAAAAACAGATATATTATGGCAATTTGGTGGTAAAGAAGAAAGAAAGATTCCTGCAACAGAATTAGAGTTGGCTGACAATCAATTTATCAAGGATTGGTTATCAGAAAAAATTAGTGGGTGGGATAATCCATTTATTGAACTTCTAAACAATACAGAAAATATTACGTCTAGAAATATCTTTGAATTGGAAGAACTACCGCATTGGTATCATGGGCGAGTCACTTTTGTTGGTGATGCCCTTCATGCCACCAACCCGATGCTAGGAATTGGTGCATCATGGGCTTTAGAAGATGGGATGTATTTAGCAAAAATGTTAAAGGAGCATGGATATAGAGACGCCTTTTATTATTTTGAGAGTGACCGTAAGCCACTAATTGAACCTGCAAGAAAGGCAGCCACTAAAGCACTTGATAAAATATTTGAACTAAGAAAAATGACGACAACAATTTATGATAATCGTATTGATTGGTAA
- a CDS encoding GNAT family N-acetyltransferase, whose product MNLDIRDVRKEDIEPIKAIIADTWSAKDFIEDESIINAAVTMMFISPVLNKSTFGRVATLDGEVIGVIFGSRVGETASYRLLQEDYTSELLQLLNLNDKGRKVFVELTSATNEAYSQLIRGKENEFQGCLEFFAVSEEARGKKIGKKLFNELISYLRETKANKIYVYTDTMSNYGFYDHNRFVRLDEEVTVFNLPNGKLENTNFIYEYKL is encoded by the coding sequence ATGAACTTAGATATTAGAGATGTTAGAAAAGAGGATATAGAACCTATTAAAGCAATTATTGCAGATACTTGGAGCGCAAAGGATTTTATAGAGGATGAGAGCATAATAAATGCAGCTGTTACAATGATGTTCATAAGTCCAGTATTAAACAAAAGCACTTTTGGAAGAGTAGCTACATTAGACGGAGAAGTCATTGGTGTAATTTTTGGTTCAAGAGTTGGTGAAACAGCATCTTATAGATTGCTACAAGAAGATTATACAAGTGAATTGCTACAACTCTTAAATCTAAATGACAAAGGACGAAAAGTATTTGTTGAACTCACATCCGCGACTAATGAGGCATACAGCCAGTTAATTAGAGGAAAAGAAAATGAGTTTCAGGGTTGCTTAGAATTCTTTGCTGTTTCTGAAGAAGCTAGAGGAAAAAAGATAGGGAAAAAATTATTTAATGAACTCATCTCTTACTTAAGAGAAACAAAAGCAAATAAAATTTATGTGTATACTGACACAATGAGTAACTATGGGTTCTATGACCATAATAGGTTTGTCCGTCTTGATGAAGAAGTAACTGTATTTAATCTACCTAACGGCAAACTCGAAAATACAAATTTTATTTATGAATATAAACTTTAA
- a CDS encoding site-specific integrase: MNATKKAAKDFLNEVEYHDRKGTYILEVKMTLSNYLDEWYKLHVENRLKQTTSEGYYRNIKHIKAELGNLQLQQLKAVHIQQFYKSKMEDGRLDGKGGLSEKSIRYIHRVLSRALKDAVKQQLIPRNIASDVTLPKPRRYQAEVYDKEELVDLINAVKGTEFELPVILSLSLGLRRREIFGMTWDQVDFKNKSVTIDKQLIKKKYGLTSPKTEDSIRTLPLPDTLIEILMQIKKSQKKDIMRNRDKYKEHNLVICDEYGELKCPNYFSKTFAKFLELNELKHIASMT; encoded by the coding sequence ATGAATGCAACTAAGAAGGCTGCAAAAGATTTCTTAAATGAAGTTGAGTACCACGATCGGAAGGGAACTTATATATTAGAAGTCAAGATGACACTCTCTAATTACCTAGACGAATGGTACAAGCTTCATGTGGAAAATCGTCTTAAGCAAACAACCAGTGAAGGCTACTACAGAAATATCAAGCACATCAAAGCTGAACTAGGAAACCTACAACTGCAGCAGTTAAAAGCCGTGCATATACAACAGTTCTATAAAAGCAAAATGGAAGATGGCCGCCTTGATGGTAAGGGCGGTCTCTCCGAAAAAAGCATTCGCTATATTCATCGTGTGTTATCCAGAGCTCTCAAAGATGCTGTAAAACAACAATTAATCCCTAGGAATATCGCTAGTGATGTCACACTACCAAAGCCTAGGAGGTATCAAGCAGAGGTGTATGACAAAGAAGAGTTAGTGGATCTAATCAATGCAGTGAAAGGGACTGAGTTCGAGCTGCCAGTCATATTAAGTCTCTCTTTAGGACTAAGGCGTAGGGAAATCTTTGGAATGACCTGGGATCAAGTCGATTTCAAGAACAAGTCAGTGACTATTGATAAACAACTTATCAAGAAGAAGTATGGCTTAACGTCTCCAAAGACAGAGGATAGTATCCGTACACTACCTCTTCCAGACACTTTGATTGAAATACTCATGCAAATAAAGAAGAGCCAAAAGAAAGATATAATGAGAAATAGAGACAAGTACAAAGAGCATAATCTAGTCATCTGTGATGAATATGGGGAATTAAAGTGCCCGAATTATTTCAGCAAGACATTTGCTAAGTTCCTAGAGCTGAATGAGCTGAAACATATCGCTTCCATGACTTGA
- a CDS encoding HEPN domain-containing protein produces MNVNLSATGTWEVDNSGQQYYGDLYLNKDEGAIVLYIRIPNSGPIMSYLELPLTIPFITGSTANGAKLTLVDCVRISTQSRIGSEEIFGYQAKFMFDATKFEKEEDIRFTKMTIGIPGIIQWGDTSNYVRPELEDRETLISLKIIEPIEIYSCDEYTLAYDLTFSSPFEFMQEEIILKQTPYLVIHAQSAQTLEWFMEIAHQMKRLIEITMGNPLGFDSMIVESPEIYYEFESEKKHVRPLEVVHAHKQNMDKEKINKKTLKHDFLFNLSELRQADFAKWQEISTIMEPIIELYIDSLYNHKLSVSRHFLNMVQALETYHSRRITYSLRDYKKRVKQLLEIRPEAFREKDQKLLLEGCRRFVTLRCRLTDLLLADFRFFFNTGDFKLKEFPQIVADTRNYYTHYDPNKEHKALKGEELITAFHILRNILEYYLLKEFGFEEEFIHDRISERISPIMTSNEIKKADKRKRYK; encoded by the coding sequence TTGAATGTAAACTTATCCGCAACTGGAACTTGGGAAGTAGATAATTCTGGTCAACAATACTACGGAGACCTGTACTTAAACAAGGATGAAGGGGCGATTGTTCTTTATATTCGAATACCAAATAGTGGCCCTATAATGAGTTATTTGGAACTACCTCTTACCATCCCTTTCATTACCGGCTCTACAGCAAATGGTGCCAAACTTACTCTTGTCGATTGTGTAAGAATAAGTACCCAAAGTAGGATTGGCTCTGAGGAAATTTTTGGATATCAAGCGAAATTTATGTTTGATGCTACTAAATTTGAAAAAGAAGAAGATATTAGGTTTACAAAAATGACAATTGGTATACCGGGGATAATTCAATGGGGTGATACTTCAAACTATGTAAGACCAGAATTAGAAGACAGAGAAACTCTTATAAGTTTAAAGATTATCGAGCCTATCGAAATTTACTCATGTGATGAATACACTCTGGCTTATGACTTAACCTTCAGCTCTCCATTTGAATTCATGCAAGAGGAGATCATTTTAAAACAAACACCATACCTTGTTATTCATGCTCAATCAGCTCAAACATTAGAATGGTTTATGGAAATAGCCCATCAAATGAAAAGGTTAATCGAAATAACTATGGGTAATCCATTAGGTTTTGATTCTATGATTGTAGAGTCGCCTGAGATTTATTATGAATTTGAAAGTGAAAAGAAACATGTTCGACCGTTAGAAGTTGTTCATGCGCATAAACAAAATATGGATAAAGAAAAGATCAACAAAAAAACGTTAAAGCATGATTTTTTATTTAACTTGAGCGAGCTTAGACAAGCTGATTTTGCCAAGTGGCAAGAAATATCAACTATTATGGAACCCATCATAGAATTATATATAGACAGCTTATACAATCATAAATTGTCAGTAAGTCGGCATTTTTTGAACATGGTACAAGCATTAGAAACCTATCACTCTCGTAGAATTACCTACTCTCTTCGCGACTACAAGAAAAGAGTAAAGCAATTACTCGAAATAAGGCCAGAAGCCTTTCGCGAAAAAGATCAGAAGCTTTTACTAGAGGGTTGTAGAAGATTTGTTACATTAAGATGTCGTCTGACTGACCTATTACTAGCAGACTTTAGGTTCTTCTTTAATACAGGCGACTTCAAATTAAAGGAATTTCCTCAAATAGTTGCTGATACAAGAAATTACTACACTCACTATGATCCAAACAAAGAACATAAAGCTCTTAAAGGTGAAGAGCTAATAACCGCCTTCCATATCCTACGAAACATACTAGAGTATTACTTACTTAAAGAGTTTGGATTTGAAGAAGAGTTTATTCATGATAGAATTAGTGAAAGAATAAGCCCTATAATGACTAGCAATGAAATAAAAAAAGCTGATAAGAGGAAAAGGTATAAATAA
- a CDS encoding MerR family transcriptional regulator has product MVNKKYFSIGEVSKLKNITIKALRYYHNIGLLIPAYINPDNGYRYYTINQFIYLDIIKICRHRNVSINEIKALFAKADTNYLKLYLEQKNEEIHNEIKKLEQFNKQIEILKTTIHSSEDELMNKGFNIQTFEERYFLSSPTQGGELNEIKSFDKLDEKLGEFTINTFQYGLIYSCHYDNWEISDVFRLITSDDYKFLKDTSNVSELPKGEYLTVNCTKDTEVETFQLVIEYLKKNSLMCNKVYMFYLVTDVFNQYNHFSQFQVSLKSTP; this is encoded by the coding sequence ATGGTTAATAAGAAATACTTTTCAATTGGGGAAGTTTCTAAATTAAAGAATATTACGATAAAAGCCTTACGCTATTACCATAATATTGGCTTGCTAATACCTGCCTACATTAACCCCGATAACGGTTATCGGTATTATACAATTAATCAATTCATTTATCTGGATATTATAAAAATTTGTAGGCACAGGAATGTTAGTATTAATGAAATTAAAGCATTATTTGCTAAAGCTGATACCAATTATCTTAAACTTTACTTAGAACAGAAAAATGAAGAAATTCATAACGAAATAAAAAAATTAGAGCAGTTTAATAAACAAATAGAAATATTAAAGACAACTATTCATTCATCAGAAGATGAACTTATGAATAAAGGCTTTAATATTCAGACATTTGAAGAAAGGTATTTTTTAAGTTCACCTACACAAGGTGGAGAACTTAATGAAATAAAATCATTTGATAAATTAGATGAAAAATTAGGCGAATTTACAATCAATACGTTTCAGTATGGATTAATTTATTCATGTCATTATGATAACTGGGAGATCAGTGATGTATTTCGTCTAATAACATCAGATGATTATAAATTTCTTAAAGATACCTCTAATGTATCTGAATTACCAAAGGGAGAATATTTAACTGTTAATTGTACGAAAGATACTGAAGTTGAAACATTTCAATTAGTAATAGAATATTTGAAAAAAAACAGTTTGATGTGTAATAAAGTTTATATGTTTTATTTAGTTACGGATGTTTTTAATCAATATAATCATTTCTCCCAATTTCAAGTAAGTCTAAAATCCACCCCATAA
- a CDS encoding VOC family protein — protein sequence MKNQQVNQTIVPYFMVLNATQFIEFTGEVFQSEVISINRLGDTEGVVHAEMKIGESSIYFADTSYDGNCGPGVCGDLKNDGLVPIQMYINVESVVDTYEKAIKAGATSLMEVTEDEEGGYMAGFVDPFSNLWWIQLKKVN from the coding sequence ATGAAAAATCAACAAGTGAACCAAACAATCGTACCTTATTTTATGGTACTAAATGCCACACAATTTATTGAATTTACCGGGGAGGTTTTCCAATCGGAAGTAATAAGTATTAACAGGTTAGGAGATACAGAGGGTGTAGTTCATGCGGAAATGAAAATCGGTGAAAGTTCTATTTATTTTGCAGATACATCTTATGATGGGAATTGTGGTCCAGGAGTATGTGGAGATTTAAAGAATGATGGTTTAGTTCCTATACAAATGTACATTAATGTTGAAAGTGTTGTGGACACCTATGAGAAAGCAATTAAAGCAGGAGCAACATCACTTATGGAAGTCACGGAAGATGAAGAAGGTGGCTACATGGCAGGTTTTGTAGACCCATTTAGTAATTTATGGTGGATTCAATTAAAAAAAGTAAATTAG
- a CDS encoding MerR family transcriptional regulator, which translates to MKGIEIAKKLNISTSALRHYESWGLVPTVEREENGYRIYTNEHEAYFKCIRSLLPGFGMDLVKKVMPLIKNGKIVKALWLINKAQVDLYKEKETVQRTVEILDLKELMQIPTYLTKNYFTIGEVAREANVSASAIRHWEKEGLINPERHKESRFRIYSPSDIRRVLIIRTVQRVVYSLDIVREILSDLEKNNVAKAKKMALKSLEYIDYALTEQVRGIASLQYLLDTVNKEKVEE; encoded by the coding sequence ATGAAAGGTATTGAGATTGCTAAAAAATTAAATATAAGCACCAGCGCATTAAGGCATTATGAATCATGGGGACTGGTTCCTACAGTTGAGAGAGAAGAAAATGGATACCGTATTTATACGAACGAGCATGAGGCGTATTTTAAATGTATTCGTTCTTTATTACCTGGCTTTGGTATGGACTTGGTAAAAAAAGTAATGCCACTTATCAAAAATGGGAAAATTGTAAAGGCGTTATGGCTAATTAATAAAGCCCAAGTTGACCTTTATAAGGAAAAGGAAACTGTACAAAGAACAGTAGAAATACTTGATTTAAAAGAGTTAATGCAAATCCCCACTTACCTTACCAAAAATTATTTTACAATTGGAGAAGTGGCAAGAGAAGCGAATGTATCCGCATCAGCAATTCGACATTGGGAAAAGGAAGGATTAATTAATCCTGAACGGCACAAAGAGAGTAGATTTCGTATATATAGTCCATCTGATATTCGAAGGGTGCTGATTATCCGGACTGTTCAAAGAGTTGTTTACTCATTGGATATTGTTCGTGAAATATTGTCAGACCTTGAAAAAAACAACGTTGCTAAGGCTAAGAAAATGGCTTTAAAATCATTGGAATACATTGATTATGCACTAACAGAGCAAGTAAGAGGGATAGCATCTTTACAGTATCTTTTGGATACTGTCAACAAGGAAAAGGTAGAGGAGTAA